The DNA region ACCGGATAAAAACATAGTTTGAATCTGGTACGTTACTAGATAAACTAGTAGCTAACCTCGAGGTGATGTCCATGTTTGACGACCAAGCGTCTAACATGAGTACGTTGCATAGTAGTAAGGGGCTGTAAAGGAGCACTCTTTCCATCTTTTCTTTGCTTCCCCAATGCTGTCTTAAGATCTACACCCTCTCACAACAAAAGCTTTTGGTAGAATTAGTaaacccccccccccacccccccccccccccccaaaaaaattGCATCAACTCTTTAAACTTGCACCAAGAGGCAGAGAAACAGTTACTGAAGCAGAGTCCTGGTTATTAGCTTGTGCAGTTGCCATCAATGTCATTTTGATCATGATTATCagaatctttcttcttcttggaatGTTGCAAACATTATTACACAAGAATGTTTGTAATGAAGAGCAAAGATTTTTCATTGGCAACTCGAAAACCATACAAGTATTCAAAAATAATGATACAACCAAGTCTTAGTCCTCCTACTTAATGGTATACTCAAAAATGAACAAAGTGATCATAATATTCAAGTAGTGCAATGCATCAAGAGTATGGTagaaaaaaatagcaaagttgTCCTTGTTAGTACCCCCACTCCTTAAGGTCTTGTCGGGTCTTGTTTCTTGATGGATATGGTCCACAGGAGATCTGAATCCGACTCGACTGTGATTTTGTCCCCTCTAACCAGATTCGATGTACTTACTAATCCACCAAACCTCATCTCATGATCTCAGTGTCGGCTTTCATAGGGTGATGTTAAAACAGATATATAAACAATCGTTAGATTTATATATGTGATGCTTTTAAGACAACAAATACAAAACCATGGTTAGATTAGGTTTGATGTTGAGGATGATTGCAAGATGTTACTTACTGAGATCCCATTGAAGCCCTGTGGTTGTGGTTCTGGCAGATGGAGCACCGATAGGGATGAGTTAAAAACATATACTGacaacacaaaaagaaaacagaggttTTCTGGGCTATGAAAGATCACTGAAATGCTATAAATAAATTACTTTGTCAGATCATAAGAAGACAAAACCGGCTCTTCAATAAACCATCCCCAAAGCTTTTTTCATTTGGATTATTAAGCTGTGAAAACAacaagggggggggggggaccTGTTACGAATGAGGAGAGCGGTCTTCATTAGGGAAGAAAAGGGGTAACTCATCGTAGATACGATTAGCGCCTCCATCAGCACACACACGAAGTCTTGCTGTTCTAATTACAAACATGTATAAACTTGTCAGTCAATAAAGAACAGAGTGCCTGTCcaagagagaaggaaggaaagAAGGAAGGTAACCATGTTCCCAGAGAAGAGGAGTGAAACGAGGTAGATTCTGGTTCAGAACAACGAGTGCGTATCTAGCTTTGTCGGTGGGAAGTAGAAAGCTTGAAGAGTGAAACATTACTTCCATCGGCAGGAGGAGGATACGGTGAGAGCGATTTGATTTGTCTGTGGTTTTATATAATTCAATTCATCACGTTCATTGATTTTTTGCTCCTACAAATAAAATACCTAACCTAAGCGACACGACAACAGGTTGACATTTTCTACGATATATCGATTGATATCTCTAAAAGGGAAGGGGGGCCACGTCTTACTACTATCATATGAAGTTATACTAGCCTTTCGatcattgttttcttttctaacCTATAGTTCCATTTTTAGTATTTACCGGATCAAACCAAACCTGGTCTTGATCAGActtatttttagtattactgTGCAAGAGATACAGAGAATATACACATGAAATATTCAAAAGCTTAAAGAAACACTAATCACGTCATGGATCATCACGGAACAAACAAAGGTCATTCACATCCAAATCCAACTTATGTGAGTACcgtataattaattataagacAGCATAAtgaagagagaaggagaactTCTTTGTGGAGCGCTAACTCCTGCAACGAGCAATTGAGCTGCAACCACGACTATAAGGATTAGCCTGAGCTCCGTTCTGACAATTATAATATGACGCTCCTCTTCTCGAACATGGCACACTGTTCCGCTTCAAAGATTGATAGCTTATGTACTTTGTTGTCGCCAATATTCTTCTGCTGATTTCTGTGTCCATTTCCTCTTCCTCTGCCCCGATACAATCTGCTATTGAACCGTGGCAGCCTGAGGAGTGGTCATGGACACCGTTCGTGGCCCATTCCAGACCGTCCATGTCATTGGTGAAGCCGGCTTGGATCAAAGGGGAAGAGATTATGAAGAAACTGAGTATCATAAGGGTTGGAAACAGACTAAAAGGCTTGGCCATTTtgttagtctttttttttcttcttttcttttgttaggTTTATTTTGTGTTATTATTGTTGCTTAAGTTGATGTTTATATAGAAATGGGGAGTGTGGACTAAGtttttgtaacaatttttttctggTTTGACAATGAAATATTTAGAAGAGATTTATGCAAGCTGAATGATTTATTTAATGGAGAATTGTTGGGAGTGGTTGAATATTTGTTAGAGCCGACACGTATTGTACCAAAAcgatttgatatatatttgagCGGTCAATCGTTTTTTCTCATTAtccatttcaatttttttttttttaaataagatcaatatgatcataTTTTCTTAATGATCTCTGCAAGCACTGAATCTAGATTACACCAAGGTAAACTATAATTGGTTTCAGGTAACATTAAGTGGCAGGCAAATTGCTCTCTAATTTTCAATCGATACTTGAGTCATCATCATATTGGTCTTAGTATCGCCATTCACTATCTGCATTTTGTTATCTCTAAGTTAGATGTACTTACCACAAAAAGAATACGTATAATGAAACAAGGAAAAGCTATGattcgtttttttctttcccCAACGACTATGAAATGTAGGAGTTGGGACATCGTTATCCCAAGTAAAACAAAGACAATGAAACCTAACCTTTCTTtaactaaaaatctaaaataatcaaaGGAATTATTAGACACTATcactttcttttaaaaaaaaataatcatgtttttaaataaatacaaaacctCTTAAAAATCCTGAGTTTTGATTCTCACCGAATGAAAACGCGTTTCATACTTACAACACAGACTTCACAGAATATCTTTACATCCATGAATCAATCATCATCACCAAAAAAACATGAATTGAAAGCCAAACGACTCATTTAAGAGGAAGAGTCACCGCCActaaatacaacaaaaaaaaaactttctttgagaaaatacaataattgttataaatattgtagtgatgtccatatggaaagtcctagatatacttgttccccactccaagttaagctttgtctccaagctattgtatcctatataaggagatcattattcatggaataagatACACCAATTcgtctcttctcttctcttctttatttacaacacgctatcagcacgagactctaaaccctagctaaaatcCGGCGAtcacaaaaaccctaatttcggccGCAACTTCAAACCGCCATATCTCCCTAACcttaaggatccagacgacgagtaatatatcaaattgaagctcttgacgagacgaatccagcgccgcagaccacgcatcaatccgactctagacgcgccgtcacctcccagtgcaagccgcgtcgtcaaagatcatccaaaaccctaatagccgccaactccttatctctcttaatttcgatatctattgttcttaggtctcatactaatccaactttgaaactttcattgttgattattcaaggtttctaaaagaggaaccaaggagaaaagatcggcaaagattaaggtaagatctcaagaaccctaatctttacttgtggttcaagcaattcgggttttaaacttctcttcatcttaaatccgatttaaaaattttgcgatttgatttggttgattttagttcttgtttattttaaaatcaaaaccctaaacccttaatagttttacatgactttagttttgtatggacaacaagtgatacccctttaaggatgacacgctatatgtccaaacaaaatttaaggtcaatgtttaacctaatcctaaaaacagatttgaattttaaaccctaatccttaaaagtttaaatctgattttaagaaaccctaaaccctaaaatataaagcatgtgattacatgactttcgttttgtatggacaacaagtgatacccctttaaggatgacacgctatatgtccaaacaaaacataaggttaatgttttccacatcttttggtcgatgatgcacaccatagtgtggctagaccatgattttcttttaagtcaatgatgcataccaataggtatgactagaccatatgaagtaaaggtcgatgatacgtactcttaagtacgattagaccataaaataaaatcaatggtcgatgatgttcaccctcaggtgcaactagatttttcacccgtgattcacggtgatcatccacgatgatccgcgttgatctatgatccatgatgatcttcgatgatccgcgatgatctatgatgatcagtgatccaaggtgatccacggtgatcctcgatgatctacagtgatccacaatcaccggtgatggatgatgcgcaccacagtgcagctaaatcacgatccgttttatttggtcgaggaagtgtaccgaatggtactactagaccattaaaccgcatgaggcgatgtagcataccatatggtatggctagaccatgcactcgtccatcccactattttcaagggatttataaatcaaacaagttgattaagagatggatgagttatgagaaagtaaatttctaaagagaatgcaaactggccgtatgaccctcttatttgtttgctggcaatgtgatttaattgtgtaatagccgaatggcattggtcacacaagccatatggctttattgtttacatactggccgaatgccttttatttcttggatagccaatggcatcagaaattgtatgtactaacacaaatcattttgatatgattcagatgtcgagactccatcactcggattacccagcccttgatctcaatggagacaattaccttgattgggcgatgaacacttcagccgatttaaagtctaaaggacttgggaagtgtatcaaatacggcAATGATACCCTTGCATATGAAAGGCCTACagctgttttgataatgagaaagcatctcgtgaaggatctgtatgatgagtgcagttacatcaacgatccttacgatctctggtcgagattgaacaccatgttcttcgagccattactagatgagtccatgaaagaatggaaggctctgaggttccaggattatgaatccgtggatgactatcactttgatcttatgagaatcacctatagtcttaaactatgtggtgaagtgataacaaactatgacttgttaagcaagactcgtgacacgatccattcaaaggaagtgttgttatcacagaaggctaaaggtttcacaacctattacgaccttctctcatacctttcagctcttgaggaaaagaagtagaaaaggaaagtcaacctcgacaaactcgactatgttatggaaataagtgccgagtatcaatgtgagatgatatacggtgatgctgaagaagctaagaaaagaaaattcgggtggactcatatagatgatgagattggtttattcattgaatagagaaccaaatgtgagccacgtccaagatgttattatggactggccggctattgtttaagccttttgacattctgatttcatacttatgatttggtgttttgttttaaatataatttgtcattcaaatttcataacattaataaaagtttttcttttatcttgattgatttgcttgaaaaatatttttgattgacaaatgagaatgaaaactcgagaagagtatgtctagaccaccacacctaaggcatggccttaagaggcacgaaatttatcacctaagacccattgagagagacccaaaatccccactggccgtggacaaagataccacaataaccgtggttgtagatccaatcatggtcgaggagggagtaaaggtcgaaatggcattacaagccacatcaaaatggtttcaataataaaccaatgggcaaagtaaagaaaaaggaaatgtcCTT from Raphanus sativus cultivar WK10039 chromosome 8, ASM80110v3, whole genome shotgun sequence includes:
- the LOC108819281 gene encoding uncharacterized protein LOC108819281 encodes the protein MEVMFHSSSFLLPTDKARYALVVLNQNLPRFTPLLWEHEQQDFVCVLMEALIVSTMSYPFSSLMKTALLIRNRTTTTGLQWDLTDTEIMR
- the LOC130494414 gene encoding protein RALF-like 1 codes for the protein MAKPFSLFPTLMILSFFIISSPLIQAGFTNDMDGLEWATNGVHDHSSGCHGSIADCIGAEEEEMDTEISRRILATTKYISYQSLKRNSVPCSRRGASYYNCQNGAQANPYSRGCSSIARCRS